A single region of the Candidatus Sungiibacteriota bacterium genome encodes:
- the gap gene encoding type I glyceraldehyde-3-phosphate dehydrogenase, whose product MALAKIAINGFGRIGRSFFRGAFGLPEFDIVAVNDLTDAKTLAYLLKYDSVYGRYPKIVEGADSYLKVDGEKIQVLAEKDPAQLPWKDLKIDIVIESTGFFASGEKAKPHIDAGAKRVVITAPASDGVTTALIGVNDDRFAKAGPITCNASCTTNSVAPIMAIMLENFGIQKAVMVTVHGYTATQKLVDGPDAKDPRRGRAAAVNIVPSTTGAAGAVIQAIPELQGKFDAVSMRVPTISGSLSANTVLTAKPVTRESINDIFKKAAAETRWSKILKVTEDPIVSSDILGEPYGAIVDLSLTKVIDGNLATVYSWYDNEAGYTATLIEHVRRITENL is encoded by the coding sequence ATGGCATTGGCTAAAATAGCTATAAATGGTTTTGGCAGGATAGGCCGCTCCTTTTTCCGGGGAGCTTTTGGCTTGCCTGAATTTGATATCGTTGCGGTTAACGATCTGACCGATGCTAAAACCCTTGCCTATCTTCTTAAATACGATTCGGTTTATGGCCGTTACCCCAAGATCGTGGAGGGGGCGGATAGTTATTTAAAAGTGGACGGCGAAAAAATACAGGTATTGGCAGAAAAAGACCCCGCTCAACTTCCCTGGAAGGATTTAAAAATAGATATTGTTATTGAGTCAACCGGCTTTTTTGCCTCTGGGGAAAAAGCTAAACCGCATATTGATGCCGGAGCCAAGCGTGTGGTAATCACTGCTCCCGCTTCCGACGGCGTAACAACAGCGCTGATTGGCGTAAATGATGATCGGTTTGCAAAAGCAGGGCCTATTACCTGCAATGCTTCCTGCACTACCAATTCGGTTGCGCCGATTATGGCCATAATGCTTGAGAATTTCGGCATACAAAAAGCCGTGATGGTTACTGTGCACGGCTACACCGCCACCCAGAAACTTGTTGACGGGCCGGACGCAAAAGATCCTCGCAGGGGTAGGGCAGCGGCAGTAAATATTGTGCCTTCCACCACCGGCGCGGCAGGGGCAGTGATTCAAGCCATACCAGAACTGCAGGGCAAGTTTGACGCCGTATCAATGCGAGTCCCCACCATTAGCGGATCGTTGAGCGCAAACACCGTGCTCACCGCTAAACCTGTTACGCGTGAAAGTATAAATGATATTTTCAAAAAAGCTGCCGCAGAAACCCGCTGGTCAAAAATTTTAAAAGTAACCGAGGATCCGATTGTATCAAGCGACATTCTGGGCGAGCCATACGGCGCTATTGTTGATTTATCCCTCACCAAAGTAATTGACGGTAATCTTGCTACTGTATATTCGTGGTATGACAACGAGGCGGGGTATACGGCGACACTCATAGAACACGTCCGCAGAATTACTGAGAATCTTTAG